A stretch of the bacterium genome encodes the following:
- a CDS encoding DUF4175 family protein, with protein MTRNEYGRRFEAALRRHLAAARRRLLGQGLVLTLAGAVMLAALLALLVGWPGVASVWSKTACSALVLGISAWLAWETVLRPVAALGRQTRFTARLDRLGGHRNILVAAEESLRRPERWRGPGVLSGCVDRLLADAANRAACLDVAATLSLPRWQPVAALSVLVAVLVATGIWINGTELARGAARLARPLHVEGRLPTAGLHIGTVPPEAVAGHDIVVTAVDLGTPRGAVHCEVKSGSGAWRRLATELEPAWSPRPYRRYASILRDMDADLQVRFVRDGIVTDVRGIDILHPPLLTGSSVEIAPPAYTGLPAQRLSPAPAALEALAGSRLRWLGTVNHDVVSAAAVTTTGDTLAWVASGDSVLGEFTVNEPMVWRLRLTDGRGLVGGQQVRYELAVRADEPPRVVLERDRHDGLLPGDGRLELSVLAEDDFGVAGLDLLVRREAAGQAPVDTSWSRVPLTLGSTSASRRADTAAGNLSFGVEAPEGPVSPAQLALTLRLDTTELELLPGESLALAVEARDNRRPGPPARGRSRVLRFFLPSAADLLATRMETDTERLSDLDDLRRRSDTLSEELRRMERELKKNPDPDFARRQELDEALSRQQAMQEELERLTDDLRRDLEESASRNLASTEMVERMERVAELMDEIKNEALDRLREQLRAAMAEMSEQDISDAMSEVAQRQQEFLDKLDRAIALLEELKREQEMSGLAAVLEEMMRRQEELLDPEAAPDPDAADKQTELAAELEALRERMEQALEELERSSEDSPSPSDEAMRRALEQALEKLAAGELQDAMRRSAQQMRQPGEESDSADAGHEAMRKLAALYHVLLEGQQGMQMAMQNFAGETMRRLAFDLLELSRRQEDLADRIPANLRDVRAPELPREEKKMLRALVGMRDRLETALGTSGQLPFRLLDGLDAAADALQQTVSELEAGYGRQAMDTSRAALGDINRLVMQLLTSAQMTGGGGSCSMPMPMLGQQLEQMAREQAGLNGLTEEMRGQLSEQQRQSQRIRAQMERLQADQRGLAQQMSEAAELEREQPQGERLLGDLEQLARDMERVADDLGEGLIDEEVLRRQERILSRMLDAHNSVRRRDYARRRESRTESEIFARQSGEIGIGETGDAATPWRLRQEQVERVPPEYRDLVRRYFRALQALEEAGDGAGPTAPVPGGRP; from the coding sequence TTGACCCGGAACGAGTATGGCAGGCGCTTCGAGGCGGCGCTACGGCGTCACCTCGCCGCCGCGCGTCGCCGTCTGCTGGGCCAGGGGCTGGTGCTCACCCTGGCCGGCGCCGTCATGCTGGCCGCCCTGCTCGCCCTGCTGGTGGGCTGGCCCGGCGTGGCGTCGGTCTGGAGCAAGACCGCCTGCAGCGCGCTCGTGCTCGGAATCTCCGCCTGGCTGGCGTGGGAGACCGTGCTGCGTCCCGTGGCCGCCCTGGGACGCCAGACCCGGTTCACGGCGCGGCTCGACAGGCTGGGCGGCCATCGCAACATCCTGGTGGCGGCCGAGGAATCGCTCCGACGGCCGGAGCGCTGGCGGGGGCCGGGCGTGCTGTCCGGCTGCGTGGACCGCCTGCTTGCGGACGCGGCCAACCGAGCGGCCTGTCTCGACGTCGCCGCCACTCTGAGCCTGCCGCGCTGGCAGCCGGTGGCCGCCCTGTCCGTGCTGGTCGCGGTGCTCGTGGCGACGGGCATCTGGATCAACGGCACCGAACTCGCGCGCGGCGCCGCCCGCCTCGCCCGGCCCCTGCACGTGGAGGGACGTCTGCCCACGGCCGGCCTTCACATCGGGACGGTGCCCCCGGAAGCGGTGGCGGGTCACGACATCGTCGTCACCGCCGTGGACCTGGGCACGCCCCGTGGAGCGGTCCACTGCGAGGTGAAGTCGGGAAGCGGCGCCTGGCGACGCCTGGCCACGGAGCTGGAGCCGGCGTGGTCGCCCCGTCCCTATCGCCGCTACGCCTCGATTCTGCGGGACATGGACGCCGATCTGCAGGTCCGGTTCGTCCGCGACGGCATCGTCACCGACGTCCGTGGCATCGACATCCTCCATCCGCCCCTGCTCACGGGATCGAGCGTGGAGATCGCACCGCCCGCGTACACGGGCCTGCCCGCCCAGCGGCTGTCGCCTGCGCCGGCTGCCCTGGAAGCGCTGGCCGGCAGCCGGTTGCGCTGGCTCGGGACGGTCAACCACGACGTGGTGTCCGCTGCGGCCGTGACCACCACCGGCGACACTCTGGCCTGGGTCGCTTCCGGCGACTCGGTCCTCGGCGAGTTCACCGTGAACGAGCCCATGGTCTGGCGGCTGAGGCTGACGGATGGGCGCGGGCTCGTAGGCGGACAGCAGGTGCGCTACGAGCTCGCGGTGCGCGCGGACGAGCCGCCCCGGGTCGTCCTGGAGCGCGATCGACACGACGGCCTCCTGCCGGGGGACGGACGCCTGGAACTGAGCGTGCTGGCCGAGGACGATTTCGGCGTTGCCGGACTCGACCTGCTCGTGCGACGCGAGGCGGCCGGCCAGGCGCCGGTCGACACCTCATGGTCGCGCGTACCGCTGACGCTCGGGTCCACGTCCGCATCGCGACGGGCCGATACGGCGGCCGGGAACCTCTCCTTCGGCGTGGAAGCTCCCGAAGGGCCGGTCTCGCCGGCGCAACTGGCCCTGACGCTGCGGCTGGACACCACCGAACTGGAGCTGCTGCCGGGCGAGTCGCTGGCGCTCGCGGTCGAAGCGCGCGACAACCGCCGGCCGGGTCCACCCGCGCGCGGCCGCTCCCGGGTGCTGCGCTTCTTCCTGCCCTCGGCCGCCGATCTGCTCGCAACCCGGATGGAGACCGACACCGAGCGCCTGAGCGACCTAGACGATCTGCGCCGGCGCAGCGATACGCTGTCCGAAGAGCTGCGGCGCATGGAGCGCGAACTGAAGAAGAATCCCGATCCCGATTTCGCCAGGCGGCAGGAACTCGACGAGGCCCTGTCCCGCCAGCAGGCCATGCAGGAGGAACTGGAACGCCTGACGGACGACCTGCGCCGGGACCTGGAGGAGTCGGCGTCGCGGAATCTCGCGTCGACGGAAATGGTCGAACGCATGGAGCGTGTGGCCGAGCTGATGGACGAGATCAAGAACGAAGCCCTCGACCGGCTTCGCGAACAACTCCGCGCAGCCATGGCGGAGATGAGCGAGCAGGACATCAGCGATGCCATGTCCGAGGTCGCGCAGCGGCAGCAGGAATTCCTGGACAAGCTGGACCGTGCCATAGCTCTCCTGGAGGAGCTCAAGCGGGAACAGGAGATGTCGGGCTTGGCGGCCGTGCTCGAGGAGATGATGCGCCGGCAGGAGGAGCTGCTCGATCCGGAAGCGGCCCCGGATCCCGATGCGGCCGACAAGCAGACGGAACTTGCGGCCGAACTGGAAGCCCTGCGCGAGAGGATGGAGCAGGCGCTCGAGGAGCTGGAACGCTCCAGCGAAGATTCCCCCTCGCCCTCGGACGAGGCCATGCGCCGGGCGCTGGAGCAGGCCCTCGAGAAGCTGGCGGCAGGCGAGTTGCAGGACGCGATGCGCCGCTCGGCGCAGCAGATGCGACAGCCAGGAGAGGAATCGGACTCTGCCGACGCCGGCCACGAGGCCATGCGCAAGCTCGCGGCTCTCTACCACGTCCTGCTCGAAGGGCAGCAGGGAATGCAGATGGCCATGCAGAATTTCGCCGGCGAGACCATGCGTCGCCTGGCGTTCGATCTGCTGGAGCTGTCGCGCCGGCAGGAGGATCTCGCCGACAGGATCCCCGCCAATCTGCGCGATGTGCGGGCGCCCGAACTCCCGCGCGAGGAGAAGAAGATGCTGCGCGCCCTGGTCGGCATGCGCGACAGGCTGGAGACCGCGCTCGGTACATCCGGTCAGCTGCCCTTCCGTCTGCTCGACGGGCTGGACGCCGCCGCCGACGCCCTGCAGCAAACCGTTTCGGAACTCGAGGCCGGTTACGGCCGCCAGGCCATGGACACTTCGCGCGCGGCCCTGGGCGACATCAACAGGCTCGTGATGCAGCTGCTCACCAGCGCCCAGATGACCGGCGGCGGCGGCAGCTGCAGCATGCCGATGCCCATGCTCGGGCAGCAACTGGAACAGATGGCGCGCGAGCAGGCCGGACTCAACGGCTTGACCGAGGAGATGCGGGGACAGCTGTCGGAGCAGCAGCGTCAGAGCCAGAGGATCCGTGCCCAGATGGAGCGTCTGCAGGCGGACCAGCGCGGCCTGGCCCAGCAGATGAGCGAGGCGGCCGAACTGGAGCGGGAGCAGCCGCAGGGCGAACGTCTGCTGGGTGACCTCGAACAGCTGGCCCGGGACATGGAACGCGTGGCGGACGATCTCGGGGAGGGGCTGATCGACGAGGAGGTCCTGCGTCGCCAGGAACGCATCCTCAGCCGCATGCTCGACGCGCATAACTCCGTCCGCAGGCGCGATTACGCGCGGCGGCGGGAGAGCCGCACCGAGTCGGAGATCTTCGCCCGGCAGTCCGGCGAGATCGGAATCGGGGAGACCGGCGACGCAGCCACGCCCTGGCGGCTGCGCCAGGAGCAGGTCGAGCGCGTGCCGCCGGAATACCGTGATCTGGTCCGCCGCTATTTCCGGGCGCTGCAGGCCCTCGAGGAGGCGGGCGACGGCGCCGGGCCAACCGCCCCCGTCCCGGGAGGTCGGCCATGA
- a CDS encoding tetratricopeptide repeat protein, translating into MSAWRGGLAAASVVLLVSTAGPVAAQLEQRPAPHRTVQSASVWRTRLLQVERLLRLGSYSRAASVLDEAESLGAPPAQTRRLRIELHVATGDHEAVVALCRAGLATDPGQTRLLRTLARSLMVLGRIPEASAVLRDLFAASPNRISSVADAMLMWREAGHPAEGLALCDSLREIHGDGIFMRQRAACLLDMARVEDALAEIARELRLNPLNLPMIREELWELLDTPEKVDRAAETLAVEDERVAGLRLLRADLLLRRGRDREALEAVKPLFAERRDLEALLRIATTLSRELELQGDRAHQRATAAWLIDVFDELVSGDLVPRNQQARVADLLAGVCEDALELGLLDADPERAVARLEAALELVKRRSPGSTRLYAAKIKLAGYTRDVLRRPREAAQSLERLLVDLDLPLEGVALARLALGECHLAAGDSARARAVLSRLGTNPQFSAAAGHAHYLLGRLDFAQGAWENARDRLAAVALDNPSANYANDALDLGLLIAEELSNPSGSPQRLEAYAPCVYWELARRPVYRQEALEGFLAATVSGGGGDDNLLDRARLDLALIYAEAGWVEKAAALCAAVVGEHPDGTRAAAALYRQGEILVMAGRVREGRGAWERLLAQYPDALETEDARAKLRSLP; encoded by the coding sequence ATGAGCGCATGGCGCGGGGGGCTCGCCGCGGCGTCGGTCGTCCTGCTCGTGTCGACCGCCGGTCCCGTGGCGGCCCAGCTCGAGCAACGGCCCGCACCGCACCGGACGGTTCAATCCGCTTCTGTGTGGCGCACGCGCCTGCTCCAGGTCGAGCGCCTGCTGCGCCTGGGCAGCTACAGCCGGGCGGCCAGCGTGCTGGATGAGGCCGAGTCGCTGGGAGCGCCACCCGCCCAGACGCGTCGACTGAGGATCGAGCTGCATGTCGCGACCGGGGATCACGAGGCCGTGGTCGCGCTCTGTCGCGCCGGACTGGCCACCGATCCCGGCCAGACCAGACTCCTGCGCACCCTGGCCCGTTCCCTGATGGTTCTGGGGCGCATACCGGAGGCCAGCGCGGTCCTGCGCGACCTCTTCGCGGCCAGCCCGAACCGCATCAGCAGCGTGGCCGACGCCATGCTCATGTGGCGCGAGGCCGGCCATCCGGCCGAAGGCCTCGCCCTCTGCGATTCGTTGCGGGAGATCCACGGCGACGGGATCTTCATGCGTCAACGCGCCGCCTGTCTGCTGGACATGGCGCGCGTCGAGGACGCCCTGGCGGAGATCGCGCGCGAGCTGCGGCTCAATCCGCTCAATCTGCCCATGATCCGCGAGGAGTTGTGGGAGCTGTTGGACACGCCCGAAAAGGTGGACAGAGCGGCCGAGACCCTCGCCGTGGAGGACGAGCGCGTCGCCGGGCTGCGGCTGCTGCGCGCGGACCTGCTGCTGCGACGCGGCCGCGACCGGGAGGCGCTGGAGGCAGTCAAGCCCCTCTTCGCTGAACGGAGGGATCTCGAGGCCCTCCTGCGGATCGCCACGACCCTGTCCCGCGAACTCGAGCTTCAGGGCGATCGCGCGCACCAGCGGGCGACGGCGGCCTGGTTGATCGATGTGTTCGATGAACTCGTCAGCGGGGACCTGGTGCCGCGCAACCAGCAGGCGCGTGTGGCGGATCTGCTGGCGGGCGTCTGCGAGGACGCCCTCGAACTGGGCCTGCTGGACGCGGATCCCGAACGTGCGGTCGCCAGGCTCGAAGCGGCGCTGGAGCTGGTGAAGCGACGCAGCCCCGGCTCGACGCGGCTCTACGCGGCGAAGATCAAGCTGGCCGGATACACGCGCGACGTTCTGCGTCGTCCCCGCGAGGCGGCGCAGTCCCTCGAGCGCCTGCTCGTCGATCTTGACCTGCCCCTGGAAGGGGTGGCCCTGGCGCGTCTGGCCCTGGGCGAATGCCATCTCGCCGCCGGCGACTCAGCCCGGGCGAGGGCGGTCCTGAGCCGGCTGGGCACCAATCCCCAGTTCAGCGCCGCCGCCGGTCACGCCCACTACCTGCTGGGCCGCCTGGATTTCGCGCAGGGAGCCTGGGAGAACGCCAGGGACCGCCTGGCCGCGGTCGCCCTGGACAATCCCAGCGCCAATTATGCCAACGACGCCCTGGATCTGGGACTGCTCATCGCAGAGGAGCTGTCGAATCCCAGCGGCAGTCCCCAGCGGCTCGAGGCCTATGCGCCTTGCGTCTACTGGGAACTGGCGCGGCGGCCGGTCTACCGGCAGGAAGCGCTCGAGGGATTCCTGGCCGCGACCGTATCCGGCGGCGGGGGCGACGACAACCTGCTGGACCGGGCGCGTCTGGACCTGGCGTTGATCTACGCCGAGGCGGGCTGGGTCGAGAAGGCGGCTGCGCTCTGCGCGGCGGTCGTGGGCGAACACCCCGACGGCACCCGCGCCGCCGCCGCACTCTACCGTCAGGGCGAGATCCTGGTCATGGCCGGCCGCGTGCGCGAGGGGCGCGGGGCCTGGGAACGCCTGCTAGCCCAGTATCCGGACGCCCTGGAGACCGAGGACGCCCGCGCAAAACTCAGGAGCCTGCCATGA